One region of Daphnia pulicaria isolate SC F1-1A chromosome 7, SC_F0-13Bv2, whole genome shotgun sequence genomic DNA includes:
- the LOC124349370 gene encoding PHD finger protein rhinoceros-like, which translates to MEDIQSWYEVPSIAHFCSLFRAAFSLVDFDIEELEEALLTDGAEDMGSSLIQDLIVRLLNGCMGTGDVTSSNYQMFLRRLFRQKFQDGKKNPFNSDVDFRFLPLRTKVEILHFLCDCRLEADDVMEVLKNLEADSLRVEPLGYDDNKAAYWYFYGTRLYKEENALINEEEEVEKSKKKGKKKPSKETTHTRGPWTVACFTEDDWSELCDSLSIATSKNEKILYRTLKEDFLPEIPNLFAEKERQQRKRMSDAAPRRASTRIEKLKQQREEQDRIVAVAIQAELLHTETNADDGHENKNTILTPPEAAPVKSKSKKIDEDEWLMLRNKADRATRALLREISRDNVDLFSSFESTRSVPTRASSVDSSVLEKGTEKNDKGDLTPEKPVKKEISLSEKSHNPEKTERSVSNKQLKTPKQEPENKPTKKSERPEKNNVEKSDVKSSRNASSGADTNNATATKSCNKKGRQTNNSLSSVIDTTMNHIENGVVKYRRVTAPLSANTDEAKIGMYKILEQIKNHPDAWPFLDPVDEDFAPDYYTKISQPMDLEKMEQRVSTKYYQSVNEFMSDFDLIVDNCKKYNGPESEYSFMVDSLADEFRMLSSRYLNSVYEPEPMLSGSESDCSTASDESDHQKRKSGVPDAKKRGGLMKLAQAFSGSGNRSNPKSTTAAAASKVKLKTEDVWDTPSPDSSEAELKMRKANKSKEKVDKKKGKTKKPPVAGGRNLDALNALAAATEQTLKDMKKWLDDTPKFPEYSSGNSSSGEKVTPEEFETLSESVEEEYRKQGKGKTESSSPLKPPKKNKSVQHKKKGLLILASKGRLPAESKEERDMLMKRKKKKLKKDKLMDSLFESPCDKAGKESPPTPPPLPPGDNGKTVTTATKEKDKPVRKPFDRLQPGGKSKVSKVSRPDESKLSSVIAKIKESRSSALQKQTETIQKAQLSLGTVLLSEIGSNRTLEEKDPVEVEETAKQAEQEKPVEEPAEVAEPKVVEPVVEVKHSATPNLSAWFKAFGAPKNPIKRQMSETQETRTQAPPVKKGIGQHQEGNKDLPWYARLEKKDPPSGRLEAVSTVKEVMNEDSAAEESRHLMDPSSPVDSLGSLNSPASAESIKSPSTPGGGWGGPNSRYSAADNPAIRSPLTPETQSFSPSVPLHPIKVGFYQDMQALKGASPSHVKSPSCHSNSSGTGPNSPNDHALHSEPTRPPVMEPHHQQPQQQQPPPQQQQQQQQQQQTIQPQPAPTQPAFQSETSHRLVVEPEKQTESYPLKKRSTPALSHVSPSPIVTPTPIHANRQPGPQVHDPRMMNQPQANFSNFSPADYSSVRSGHPVHHAPPQQQQPQPPPQQVQHQQQQQQETQPNLGQYNQYSHYGPNVVNPLPGNLASLSQIVARIPAGTVAPHPPNSEVTQPQVSQTQHHHQQQQQQQQQQQQQQQQHQHHQHQSKRSHVQQQQQQQQQQQQSFPNPMTTNMGYSYPSQSVSAASSTERTGSLVSSSPAFAGSQMTQSAATSVSSSRSSGGNLQDPPSHMMTYNNAAAAAAAAAAAYSNQSGVFYAQANPAYRSQPQPTQQPQQQHHPPQPQSQQQHQQQQQQQQQQQQQQQQQASHQQAPQQPQTRPSQVFHHAAGLNNFEPGNHNFMWNTRPEQVPANTPAVTTSNTNYGRAASGSNPFPSSLGYDPHHHHHHMGGSLLFSGLDPLAGNPSMFGRNPLSRPTPPWAPNLSLENSLPSAPAPSRPQQQQQQPNASVPQSRNSQSREKSRSAAAAAVETAPAPAPGSAFNYNVQGLAPSTVAGAAGTNVAANDALSASLYERHRGASQAPSSAPSSLPPPAHQGSSLSAHHQYAAASGNHHFGPGAAGLNMAPAFGDFQPPPPHPHHPLAEHAQSSALYQQLLQQHRQQEELLLRNPHHPSMMLHQPGLLGSPAAYPPTFSSGLSLGQQPFQGWL; encoded by the exons ATGGAAG aTATTCAATCATGGTACGAGGTACCAAGTATTGCTCATTTCTGTTCACTGTTTAGAGCTGCATTCAGTCTTGTGGACTTTGATATTGAG GAGCTTGAGGAAGCACTTTTAACTGATGGAGCTGAAGATATGGGAAGCAGCCTTATTCAAGATTTGATTGTGAGATTGTTGAATGGCTGCATGGGCACTGGTGATGTGACATCCTCAAATTATCAAATGTTCCTTCGACGCCTCTTCAGGCAAAAGTTCCAAGACGGGAAAAAGAATCCCTTTAATTCCGACGTTgactttcgttttcttccctTGAGGACTAAAGTGGAAATTTTGCACTTTCTGTGTGATTGTCGGTTAGAAGCTGATGATGTGATGGAAGTGTTGAAGAATTTGGAAGCTGATAGTTTAAGAGTAGAACCACTAGGTTACGATGACAACAAGGCAGCATATTGGTATTTTTACGGAACACGTCTGTACAAGGAAGAAAACGCGCTcataaacgaagaagaagaagtagagaaATCGAAAAAGAAGGGCAAGAAGAAGCCAAGTAAAGAAACCACGCACACCCGCGGACCATGGACT GTTGCATGTTTTACGGAAGATGATTGGAGCGAATTATGTGATTCCTTATCAATTGCAActtcaaaaaacgaaaagattTTGTATAGGACACTAAAGGAGGATTTTTTACCGGAAATTCCCAATCTCTTTGCCGAAAAGGAACGTCAACAaag AAAACGAATGTCTGATGCCGCTCCACGTCGGGCATCTACACGAATCGAGAAGCTAAAACAGCAACGCGAAGAACAAGATCGAATTGTTGCGGTAGCTATTCAAGCTGAATTGCTTCATACCGAGACGAACGCCGATGATGGCCATGAAAACAAGAATACTATTCTGACCCCACCCGAGGCAGCCCCAGTGAAGTCGAAATCCAAGAAAATCGATGAAGATGAATG GTTGATGTTAAGAAATAAAGCAGATCGAGCTACACGTGCCCTACTCCGCGAAATTTCTCGTGATAATGTGGATCTCTTCAGCAGCTTTGAATCGACAAGGAGTGTTCCCACACGTGCCAGCAGCGTAGATTCATCTGTTTTAG AAAAAggtacagagaaaaacgataaGGGAGATCTGACTCCGGAAAAACCTgtgaaaaaagagatttctttATCGGAAAAATCCCACAACCcagaaaaaacagaaagatCCGTCTCAAATAAACAGCTTAAAACGCCGAAGCAAGAACCTGAAAACAAACCAACGAAGAAATCGGAACGTCCCGAAAAGAACAACGTGGAAAAATCCGATGTTAAGTCAAGCAGAAACGCATCCAGTGGTGCGGATACCAACAACGCGACAGCAACtaaatcctgtaataaaaagggAAGACAGACCAACAATTCGCTGTCGTCTGTCATCGACACCACCATGAACCACATTGAAAACGGAGTGGTTAAATACCGAAGGGTCACCGCACC GTTGAGTGCTAATACTGACGAAGCTAAAATTGGAATGTACAAGATTTTAGAGCAGATAAAAAATCACCCAGATGCTTGGCCGTTTCTTGATCCAGTAGATGAGGACTTTGCACCCGATTATTATACTAAAATCAGCCAGCCAATGGACTTGGAGAAAATGGAGCAAAGGGTGTCTACCAAGTACTATCAATCCGTTAACGAGTTTATGTCCGATTTCGATTTGATCGTCGACAACTGCAAAAAGTACAATGGACCTGAAAGTG aATATTCCTTTATGGTCGACAGTTTGGCCGATGAATTTCGGATGTTGTCGTCGAGATATCTCAATTCGGTTTACGAACCGGAGCCGATGCTAAGTGGTTCAGAATCGGATTGTAGCACCGCTTCTGATGAGTCCGATCACCAGAAACGCAAATCTGGAGTGCCAGATGCCAAGAAGAGAGGAGGGTTGATGAAGCTGGCTCAAGCCTTTTCTGGATCAGGAAATCGATCTAATCCCAAAtcgacaacagcagcagcagccagtaaAGTCAAGCTGAAAACTGAGGATGTCTGGGACACTCCATCACCCGATTCATCCGAGGCTGAGTTAAAGATGCGAAAAGCAAACAAATCTAAA GAAAAGGTTGACAAAAAGAAAGGTAAAACAAAGAAACCTCCTGTTGCTGGGGGTCGAAATCTCGATGCACTTAACGCACTGGCAGCTGCAACGGAACAAACACTtaag GATATGAAAAAGTGGCTCGACGATACTCCAAAATTCCCAGAATACTCTTCTGGTAACAGCTCATCGGGTGAAAAAGTGACTCCAGAAGAGTTTGAGACGCTTTCCGAGAGTGTGGAGGAAGAATACCGGAAACAAGGAAAAGGCAAGACGGAATCTTCATCCCCTTTGAAACCTCCCAAAAAGAACAAGTCTGTTCAGCACAAAAAGAAGGGTTTACTCATTCTTGCAAGTAAAGGTCGATTGCCAGCCGAGAGCAAAGAGGAACGCGACATGCTAATGAaacgcaaaaagaagaagttgaaaaaagacaaattaatGGACAGCCTTTTCGAATCTCCGTGTGATAAAGCGGGCAAGGAATCACCCCCAACACCACCTCCACTTCCACCGGGGGACAATGGGAAAACCGTCACCACTGCGACAAAGGAGAAGGACAAACCTGTTCGCAAGCCGTTCGATCGTCTTCAACCTGGCGGCAAATCCAAAGTTTCGAAAGTAAGCCGCCCGGATGAATCCAAATTAAGTTCTGTGATAgccaaaattaaagaaagcaGAAGCAGTGCTCTCCAAAAGCAAACTGAAACTATCCAGAAAGCTCAGTTGAGTTTGGGAACGGTTTTGTTGAGTGAAATAGGCTCGAATCGAActctagaagaaaaagatccaGTGGAAGTTGAAGAAACCGCCAAACAAGCCGAGCAGGAGAAACCGGTGGAGGAGCCTGCAGAAGTTGCCGAACCCAAAGTTGTCGAACCTGTAGTGGAAGTGAAACATAGTGCCACTCCGAATTTATCGGCTTGGTTCAAAGCTTTCGGAGCCCCCAAAAATCCTATCAAGCGACAAATGTCAGAAACTCAAGAAACTAGAACTCAGGCTCCACCTGTCAAAAAAGGAATAGGACAACATCAGGAAGGCAATAAAGACTTACCCTGGTACGCGAGATTGGAGAAAAAAGATCCGCCGAGTGGGCGATTGGAGGCGGTTTCCACTGTCAAGGAAGTGATGAATGAGGACAGTGCAGCCGAAGAGAGCCGACACTTGATGGATCCTTCAAGCCCGGTTGACAGTTTAGGCAGTCTCAACTCACCAGCATCGGCTGAAAGCATTAAATCGCCTTCAACACCAGGAGGTGGTTGGGGTGGGCCCAACAGTCGCTACTCGGCTGCTGATAACCCCGCAATTCGATCTCCACTAACACCCGAAACTCAATCGTTCAGCCCTTCGGTGCCTCTGCATCCCATTAAAGTGGGTTTCTATCAAGATATGCAAGCTCTGAAAGGAGCCTCGCCCAGCCACGTCAAAAGTCCCAGCTGTCACAGTAACAGTAGTGGAACAGGACCCAATTCTCCTAATGATCATGCCCTGCATAGTGAACCGACTAGACCACCCGTGATGGAACCGCATCATCAacagccacaacaacaacagccgccgccgcaacagcaacaacaacagcagcagcagcagcagaccatTCAACCACAGCCAGCCCCAACGCAACCAGCTTTCCAATCAGAAACTAGTCATAGGTTAGTTGTTGAACCGGAAAAACAAACGGAATCGTATCCATTGAAGAAGAGATCTACTCCCGCTCTGTCACACGTGTCGCCCAGCCCAATTGTTACTCCTACACCGATTCACGCCAATCGTCAGCCTGGCCCCCAGGTGCACGACCCTCGCATGATGAACCAACCACAGGCCAATTTTAGTAATTTTAGCCCTGCTGATTATTCGAGTGTACGTTCAGGGCATCCGGTCCATCACGCACCaccgcagcaacaacaacctcaGCCACCACCGCAACAAGTACagcaccaacagcagcaacaacaagaaacaCAACCTAATCTCGGTCAATACAACCAGTATTCACATTATGGTCCAAATGTGGTCAATCCTTTACCGGGCAATCTGGCAAGTTTGTCGCAGATTGTGGCTCGCATTCCAGCTGGTACAGTAGCTCCACATCCGCCCAATTCTGAGGTTACGCAACCACAGGTTAGCCAGacccagcaccaccaccaacagcagcagcagcagcaacaacaacagcaacaacaacaacagcagcatcaACATCATCAACACCAGTCAAAACGAAGTCatgtccagcaacaacaacagcagcaacagcaacaacaacagtcattCCCAAATCCCATGACGACCAATATGGGATATTCTTATCCATCCCAATCTGTATCAGCTGCGTCATCAACTGAACGAACGGGCAGTCTAGTTTCGTCCAGTCCTGCTTTCGCTGGATCACAAATGACGCAAAGTGCGGCCACTTCTGTTTCATCCAGCCGATCTTCCGGTGGCAACTTGCAGGACCCTCCGTCTCACATGATGACCTACAACAATgcagccgccgctgccgctgctgctgccgctgcttaCTCAAACCAGTCGGGTGTATTTTACGCCCAGGCTAATCCGGCATACCGAAGCCAACCGCAGCCTACCCAGCAGCCGCAACAACAGCATCACCCGCCACAACCTCAGTCtcagcaacaacatcaacagcagcagcagcagcaacaacaacagcagcaacagcaacaacaacaagcttCGCATCAACAAGCCCCTCAGCAGCCACAAACTCGACCTAGTCAAGTGTTTCATCACGCAGCAGGGCTGAACAATTTTGAGCCAGGTAATCACAATTTCATGTGGAATACCCGGCCGGAACAGGTTCCAGCCAATACTCCGGCTGTGACTACCTCCAACACTAACTACGGGCGAGCCGCATCTGGAAGTAATCCGTTTCCATCCAGTTTGGGCTATGATccacaccaccaccatcatcacATGGGTGGCAGTTTACTGTTTAGCGGGCTGGATCCATTGGCTGGGAATCCGAGTATGTTTGGCCGGAATCCCTTGTCGCGTCCTACTCCTCCGTGGGCTCCGAATTTGTCGCTGGAAAATAGTCTACCCTCGGCTCCAGCGCCGAGTcgaccgcagcagcagcagcaacaacccaaTGCAAGTGTACCGCAGTCACGCAATTCTCAATCGAGAGAAAAATCTCGATCGGCGGCTGCGGCGGCGGTCGAAACCGCTCCGGCCCCCGCTCCCGGCAGCGCGTTTAATTACAACGTTCAAGGACTAGCCCCGTCGACGGTGGCTGGTGCAGCTGGTACTAACGTTGCGGCAAATGACGCCCTTTCAGCTTCACTTTACGAGAGGCATCGAGGGGCTTCGCAGGCCCCATCATCGGCCCCATCTTCTCTTCCACCACCGGCACATCAAGGGTCCTCCTTATCTGCCCATCACCAATATGCCGCAGCATCCGGAAATCATCATTTTGGGCCAGGGGCAGCCGGATTGAATATGGCGCCTGCCTTTGGCGATTTCCAACCGCCTCCTCCTCACCCGCACCATCCGCTGGCCGAGCACGCGCAATCGTCAGCTCTCTACCAGCAATTACTGCAGCAGCATCGCCAACAGGAAGAATTGTTGTTGAGGAATCCCCATCATCCGTCAATGATGCTCCATCAACCGGGTTTGTTGGGTTCGCCCGCCGCATACCCTCCCACTTTTTCGTCGGGTCTCAGCCTCGGACAGCAGCCCTTCCAGGGTTGGCTCTAA
- the LOC124349416 gene encoding tetratricopeptide repeat protein 17-like, which produces MHFDIMIVILLIKLFFYFPFIWATTHWVVTQDGRITPQMDSVYQLDKSHDLMALLAQEGRTVRAELLREELFQKKVEFEHREDKDSGALIEEKLYATDPDCLKVGRKVTSMAIFESTHCDFELYGVDIGHGMMPVETGDLEPDCSQPPLDFSMRTFEHLVGLQNRIDLTMEPETNLEKLTPANMDLKSFANWVAFNLEKNGTSWVSFNLATLYYRIIGNAAQALECCRRALQFSPREMQTIALVNMGNILTHSHQQEDGIIVLHAAVDHTPSDPIAHYTLANSYALIGDLNRSVLCYENVLKLKPDLKMAVRKMHGIQCLSKLEKALETQHSVLQHTLTELKEQQRKFEEWNQLQEKIVSAQATVGQRLRSQLEYQEFRFRTTKSPPPVHDCEQYEEDGFMFFQCNIKTDMSTLETWGSAMMDLRNRLVDFQTQTDKIVDLLSLRSITNQSSLTSELSPSLGGSGSTISPSAGSQRSVSLQLDRIDLDEVDTIPRPLTESELQRCPSLSLPKIDQMPTILLLPESTGLDVVSLLNDRIGLRIDEDHPLPWYPPICEKYPLKLLPYDEMVSIKSRNEHKKRLRDVTIQRHLLSYARSDVDQMIIKDGDDDIQSTAALAQVGQRILTALRNKIGPSWLLHTLAALYWRGHGRASNGIECFRQALSSVPDQHRHIPLTNLAALLFKMGQVNDALSLASVAHQINNREPKTNFLLGLLHLHFNNHSLAVRHFDRAIKIDQDSASEMEHYKLMAACHAVEKETAQHLQCQGDLGSDTTYRTVLRCSKAEESDESESNCEAEVQGHTSNPSSLEVAAIADTDDEYLVDSLVNEQKFINFELLQEESLPEGLLRMGKVLPPLPLTLQQCQGHRIRLRSQFTSTWLSVAAKNIDFKSMLPKTVPSKAFVEPVCNASFPVTMATFDHLTGVRHRDKIDYRAESALEEALNALIFDKERIDSDEVARYLTYALKNNATSWVLTTAASLYWRVKGNVKNAIDCLRIALHYAPYDFKDIPLTSLANILHRAGLHNDALVAAYMALEISPTFVVIHFTAANIHVARGDVARALSFYQSTLALQPSFEPARQQLIELQCKQLLLEQHSVV; this is translated from the exons ATGCATTTTGACATTATGATCGTAATTTTGttaattaaattgtttttctatttcccttttatatGGGCTACTACACATTGGGTTGTTACACAGGATGGGCGAATTACAcctcag aTGGATTCAGTATATCAACTGGACAAATCCCATGATTTAATGGCTCTGCTAGCACAAGAAGGTCGAACAGTCAGGGCAGAACTTTTGCGTGAGGAGCTTTTCCAGAAGAAAGTTGAGTTTGAGCACCGTGAAGATAAGGATAGTGGAGCACTTATTGAAGAAAAGCTCTATGCAACAGACCCAGATTGCTTGAAAGTTGGGAGGAAAGTCACTTCAATGGCTATTTTTGAGTCAACCCACTGTGATTTTGAACTCTATGGTGTTGACATTGGTCATGGAATGATGCCAGTAGAGACCGGAGATTTGGAACCAGACTGTTCTCAGCCCCCATTGGACTTTTCCATGCGAACATTTGAACACTTGGTCGGATTACAAAACCGAATTGACTTGACAATGGAGCCGGAAACTAATTTGGAGAAACTCACTCCAGCTAATATGGATCTCAAATCTTTTGCTAATTGGGTCGCCTTTAATTTAGAAAAGAATGGCACATCGTGGGTATCGTTTAATCTCGCCACTCTGTATTACCGGATCATCGGAAATGCAGCTCAAGCGCTTGAATGTTGTCGAAGAGCGCTCCAGTTTAGCCCGAGGGAGATGCAAACCATTGCTTTGGTCAATATGGGTAACATTTTGACGCACAGTCATCAACAAGAAGACGGAATTATCGTGCTTCATGCAGCGGTCGATCACACTCCCAGTGATCCAATAGCACACTATACTTTAGCCAATAGTTATGCCCTCATCGGTGATTTAAATAG GTCCGTTCTTTGCtacgaaaatgttttgaaactgAAACCAGATCTCAAAATGGCTGTCCGAAAAATGCACGGGATTCAATGTTTGTCTAAATTGGAAAAGGCCCTAGAAACTCAACATAG TGTTTTACAGCACACATTAACGGAACTGAAGGAACAACAACGCAAGTTTGAAGAGTGGAATCAGTTGCAGGAAAAGATTGTCAGCGCCCAGGCCACAGTTGGACAGCGACTTCGCAGCCAATTAGAATATCAAGAATTTCGTTTCCGCACCACTAAATCCCCTCCAC CCGTGCACGATTGCGAGCAATACGAAGAAGATGGATTCATGTTTTTTCAATGCAATATTAAAACGGACATGTCTACTTTGGAAACCTGGGGCTCAGCAATGATGGACTTGCGAAATCGTCTGGTTGATTTTCAGACGCAAACAGACAAGATTGTCGATCTGTTGAGTTTACGTAGCATAACCAACCAGTCATCACTTACCAGCGAATTGAGCCCATCTTTAGGTGGCAGTGGATCGACAATCTCTCCTTCCGCTGGATCGCAACGATCGGTTTCTCTCCAGCTCGATCGAATTGATTTAGATGAAGTCGATACGATACCTCGCCCACTTACAGAATCCGAGTTGCAACGTTGCCCGTCTCTCAGTCTGCCGAAAATTGACCAAATGCCAACCATTCTTCTTCTACCGGAATCAACTGGATTAGA TGTTGTAAGTTTGCTTAACGACCGGATTGGTCTCCGCATTGATGAAGATCATCCTTTACCATGGTATCCACCAATCTGTGAGAAATATCCCCTTAAATTGTTACCCTATGACGAG ATGGTGTCGATCAAATCTCGTAATGAGCACAAAAAGCGACTAAGAGATGTAACAATTCAACGCCACCTTCTTAGTTATGCTAGAAGTGATGTGGATCAGATGATCATCAAAGATGGTGATGACGACATCCAGTCGACAGCTGCTCTGGCACAAGTGGGACAACGCATTCTTACAGCACTGCGGAAT AAAATTGGCCCGTCATGGCTTCTTCATACGTTGGCAGCGCTTTATTGGCGTGGTCATGGCAGAGCATCTAACGGAATCGAATGTTTCCGTCAAGCTCTCAGTTCCGTACCGGATCAACACCGCCATATCCCGCTTACCAATTTAGCCGCTCTATTGTTCAAAATGGGCCAGGTTAACGATGCTTTATCCTTGGCATCGGTTGCTCACCAAATAAATAATCGGGAGCCGAAGACCAATTTTTTACTAGGCCTACTTCACCTTCATTTCAACAACCATTCGTTAGCTGTTAGACATTTTGATCGTGCCATCAAAATTGATCAGGATTCCGCATCAGAAATGGAGCACTACAAATTAATGGCGGCCTGTCATGCGGTCGAGAAAGAGACCGCCCAGCATCTACAATGCCAAGGA GATTTAGGATCAGACACAACGTATCGAACAGTTTTGCGCTGTAGCAAGGCAGAAGAGAGTGACGAATCAGAGAGCAATTGCGAAGCGGAAGTCCAGGGTCATACATCCAATCCATCCAGTTTGGAAGTTGCCGCCATAGCAGACACAGACGATGAATACTTGGTCGACTCGCTAGTCAACGAACAAAAATTCATCAACTTTGAACTCT TGCAGGAAGAATCTCTACCTGAGGGACTGCTTCGAATGGGCAAAGTACTCCCACCATTGCCACTAACACTACAGCAGTGTCAGGGGCATCGTATCCGGCTTCGTTCGCAGTTCACTTCCACCTGGCTAAGCGTCGCGGCTAAAAACATCGA TTTCAAAAGCATGTTGCCTAAAACTGTGCCCTCCAAAGCCTTTGTGGAGCCAGTTTGTAATGCCTCGTTCCCTGTCACCATGGCGACGTTCGATCATCTCACTGGCGTCCGGCACCGTGATAAAATTGACTACCGCGCTGAAAGTGCCTTGGAGGAAGCCCTGAATGCCCTGATATTCGACAAGGAAAGAATCGATTCGGATGAAGTGGCGCGTTACTTGACCTACGCTTTAAAGAAT aaTGCAACATCTTGGGTATTGACGACAGCCGCATCTCTTTACTGGCGCGTTAAAGGCAATGTGAAAAATGCCATTGATTGTCTTCGCATCGCTCTGCATTACGCACCCTACGATTTTAAAGATATCCCTTTAACCAGTTTAGCGAACATTCTACACAG GGCTGGCTTACACAATGACGCCTTAGTCGCGGCTTACATGGCTTTGGAGATCTCACCGACTTTTGTAGTTATTCACTTTACTGCAGCCAACATTCACGTGGCTCGG GGGGATGTTGCCAGAGCACTTTCATTTTACCAGTCAACATTGGCTCTGCAACCTAGCTTCGAGCCGGCCCGGCAGCAGCTCATCGAACTCCAATGCAAACAGCTCTTACTGGAACAGCATTCCGTAGTCTGA
- the LOC124348475 gene encoding chromosome-associated kinesin KIF4B-like encodes MGTAETKVLQMSKDGSLTFKINVSFLEFYKKKVYDLLSQKKEEVDLRDPKYGIKKGSSSTITSKFHLVDLAGSERASKTHAVGERLAEGVSINEGLLSLGMVMDALCTRAKKGDYIPYRLSDLAHFLKDSLGGNSYTLMIACVSPASSNYKETLDTLRFADRARKIKNNPIVNEVEIAEVATQQVQLLASSIDDSSSYANWAENHIIYLQQQLKVAEENNLQLAQALRNANEGRLLESLQVELMLEILSRFDNIEEAAATASTNNRKGVCSHLNNKEETAVSNKKHASPEENLIATGDASVGEGNKINNCLCVKMNRLCTPKCSCFKHGQVCTNRGKDHISKQEEQHDKPTRGKSRRRSSVA; translated from the exons atGGGAACTGCAGAAACAAAAGTGCTTCAA aTGAGTAAAGATGGAAGCCttacatttaaaatcaatgtgtCATTCCTAGAG ttctACAAGAAGAAAGTGTATGATCTTTtatcacaaaaaaaggaggaagtgGACCTACGAGATCCCAAATATGGA ATTAAAAAAGGGAGCTCCTCAACGATTACATCCAAGTTCCATCTGGTTGACCTCGCTGGTTCTGAACGGGCTAGCAAAACGCATGCGGTTGGAGAAAGATTGGCTGAGGGAGTCTCCATAAATGAAGGTTTACTATCGCTTGGCATGGTGATGGATGCCCTATGCACAAGGGCTAAGAAGGGGGATTATATTCCATACCGACTATCAGACCTTGCACACTTTCTTAAAGATTCCCTTG GTGGAAATTCTTACACACTGATGATCGCCTGTGTAAGTCCAGCATCCTCTAACTACAAAGAAACTCTTGATACTCTTCGATTTGCTGACCGTGCCAGGAAAATTAAGAACAATCCTATCGTAAATGAGGTGGAGATAGCAGAAGTCGCGACCCAACAAGTCCAGCTCTTGGCGTCCAGCATTGATGACAGCAGTAGTTATGCTAATTGGGCCGAAAATCACATTATCTAtcttcaacaacaactcaAAGTGGCTGAAGAAAACAACCTTCAGCTAGCCCAAGCACTACGGAATGCGAATGAGGGGCGACTCCTCGAAAGCCTCCAAGTGGAACTGATGTTAGAAATACTTAg tcGCTTCGACAATATAGAAGAGGCCGCCGCCACAGCATCTACCAACAACAGGAAAGGAGTTTGTAG tcACCTGAATAATAAAGAAGAGACCGCAGTGTCTAATAAAAAACACGCATCGCCCGAGGAAAACTTAATTGCTACCGGCGATGCCAGTGTGGGAgagggaaacaaaataaa CAACTGTCTTTGTGTAAAGATGAACCGGTTGTGTACACCGAAGTGTTCGTGTTTTAAGCATGGTCAAGTGTGTACAAACCGAGGAAAAGACCATATTTCC aaacaagaagaacaaCATGACAAGCCAACACGAGGCAAAAGTCGTCGCCGTAGTAGCGTGGCCTAA